Proteins co-encoded in one Methanosarcinales archaeon Met12 genomic window:
- a CDS encoding DNA-binding protein: MTSKVLILDASVFIYKCRINDGERITVPAVIDELKDGMSVMSFELAKSAGMGVEPAEQHYIEMVKKMAKSAGDLNALSETDIALLAKALQYNGKDTYLVTDDYAIQNVASHMGIQVKPISQKKIKDVLIWEKRCIGCGRYFTREIVCPVCGSRLKKARCRNHAKVTGRRRE, encoded by the coding sequence ATGACCTCCAAAGTACTGATATTAGATGCCTCTGTATTCATCTACAAATGTCGCATAAATGATGGAGAACGGATTACGGTACCGGCAGTGATAGATGAATTGAAAGACGGAATGTCTGTTATGTCATTTGAACTGGCAAAAAGCGCCGGAATGGGGGTGGAGCCTGCGGAACAGCACTACATAGAGATGGTCAAAAAGATGGCAAAAAGCGCCGGCGACCTGAATGCGCTGTCCGAAACCGACATCGCATTACTTGCAAAGGCACTCCAGTACAATGGCAAAGATACATATTTGGTCACCGATGACTATGCCATACAAAACGTGGCATCTCATATGGGAATTCAAGTAAAACCAATCTCGCAGAAGAAAATCAAAGATGTTTTAATATGGGAAAAACGATGTATTGGTTGTGGAAGATATTTCACAAGAGAAATAGTATGTCCTGTCTGCGGGTCAAGACTGAAAAAGGCGAGATGCCGCAACCATGCAAAGGTCACAGGACGAAGGAGGGAATGA
- a CDS encoding histone family protein — MTELPLAPVGRIVRKAGAERVSEDARIILADILEDYGLKVSAEALKLAGHAGRRTIKAEDIKLAAQRL, encoded by the coding sequence ATGACAGAACTTCCACTTGCACCAGTAGGCCGAATTGTAAGAAAAGCAGGCGCTGAGAGGGTCAGCGAAGACGCCAGAATAATTTTGGCAGATATATTGGAGGATTATGGACTCAAAGTATCTGCAGAGGCGCTCAAGTTAGCAGGACACGCTGGCAGACGGACCATAAAAGCAGAGGATATTAAATTGGCGGCTCAGAGATTATAG
- a CDS encoding DUF368 domain-containing protein, whose product MKETLIIFLKGVFMGIANIIPGVSGGTIALITGIYERLIHSISKIDFDYRNIDFRLFIPLVSGSGLAILLMSDLIYSLLNYFPAITHAFFFGLIFASAILLYKKECILSIKNTLFIIAGFLSAFLFVGLATLQIGHSLIIIFISGIMAACAMMLPGISGAFVLLLLNQYEYMLSVLRDMRLLEIFVFCFGGLIGVLSFSRVISYILDKYRLATISLLIGMMLGALRLPYQIIVDYILYQNIVNWIDLILPIFASFLFGFFIIFVLEDMCGKFA is encoded by the coding sequence ATGAAAGAGACATTGATTATATTTTTAAAAGGGGTGTTTATGGGAATCGCCAATATAATACCTGGCGTTTCTGGCGGAACAATTGCACTGATAACTGGCATTTATGAAAGATTGATTCATTCAATAAGTAAGATAGATTTTGATTATAGGAATATAGATTTTAGATTATTTATTCCATTGGTTTCAGGCAGTGGTTTAGCGATATTGCTCATGTCTGACCTAATATATTCTCTCTTGAATTATTTTCCTGCCATTACTCATGCCTTCTTCTTTGGTTTAATATTTGCATCAGCAATCTTGCTTTACAAAAAAGAATGTATCCTCTCAATTAAAAATACCTTGTTTATAATTGCCGGATTCTTATCTGCCTTCTTATTCGTAGGGTTGGCTACATTGCAAATCGGGCATTCCCTGATTATTATCTTCATCTCTGGCATCATGGCTGCATGCGCAATGATGTTGCCTGGAATCTCTGGCGCATTCGTACTGTTGTTGCTAAATCAATATGAATATATGCTCTCAGTACTGAGGGATATGCGATTATTAGAAATCTTTGTATTTTGTTTCGGTGGTTTAATTGGCGTTTTATCTTTCTCAAGAGTTATAAGTTATATATTAGATAAATATAGACTTGCTACTATCTCTCTTCTTATTGGCATGATGTTGGGCGCACTGCGATTGCCTTATCAGATTATAGTCGATTATATATTGTATCAGAATATAGTTAATTGGATTGATTTGATACTGCCCATCTTTGCTTCATTCCTCTTTGGGTTTTTTATTATTTTTGTTTTGGAAGATATGTGCGGGAAATTTGCATAA
- a CDS encoding THUMP domain-containing protein translates to MLNYDAILIRYGEIGLKSKRVRSRYERILVENIKAVLHLHKKTYSGIRRDRGRIFTHSNDPDIADVVANVFGVVSTSPVITTDPDLQMMAQMAADVGELTIHQNESFAIRARKAGVHDFSSRDIGVSCGDAVYERIKGQNPSIDLTSPDKEIFIEVRPDKAYVYTKIIKGVGGLPLGTQGRMVALITDDISSSVAVWLMMRRGCEIIPVCCDNAHLSGAAEGGRAVEHIKILQRWAPNYPMKIHEVPHGGGVENTYRIAAEIAKKERAHGIITGSSLEQVAAQISADVLAEALDIDFPICRPLIGMDRAEIVSFAKRIGIF, encoded by the coding sequence ATGCTCAATTACGATGCAATTTTGATTCGCTACGGCGAGATAGGATTAAAAAGTAAGAGGGTGCGAAGCCGATATGAGCGCATCCTCGTGGAAAACATCAAGGCAGTACTGCACCTGCACAAGAAGACATATTCAGGCATCAGACGGGACCGAGGCAGAATATTCACCCATTCCAACGACCCAGACATCGCAGATGTGGTGGCGAACGTTTTTGGCGTGGTGTCAACGAGTCCTGTGATAACCACAGATCCAGACCTGCAGATGATGGCACAGATGGCCGCAGACGTCGGTGAATTGACAATACATCAAAACGAGTCGTTTGCCATACGGGCGCGCAAAGCAGGAGTCCACGATTTTTCCAGCAGGGACATCGGAGTATCGTGCGGAGATGCCGTATACGAGCGCATCAAGGGGCAAAATCCCTCCATTGACCTGACGTCTCCCGACAAAGAGATATTCATCGAGGTGAGACCCGACAAAGCCTATGTTTATACGAAAATCATCAAAGGCGTTGGCGGTCTACCGCTTGGCACGCAGGGTAGGATGGTGGCTTTGATAACTGATGACATCAGCTCGTCCGTTGCAGTATGGCTTATGATGAGGCGTGGCTGCGAGATAATCCCGGTATGCTGCGATAATGCTCATCTTTCCGGTGCGGCAGAGGGGGGCAGGGCGGTGGAGCATATTAAAATTTTGCAGAGATGGGCGCCGAATTACCCAATGAAAATCCACGAAGTGCCGCATGGAGGAGGCGTAGAGAATACGTATCGAATTGCTGCAGAAATAGCAAAAAAAGAGCGGGCGCATGGGATAATCACAGGCTCATCGTTGGAGCAGGTTGCCGCCCAGATATCAGCAGATGTGCTTGCAGAGGCTCTTGACATCGATTTCCCGATTTGCCGCCCGTTAATTGGCATGGACAGAGCAGAGATTGTATCTTTTGCAAAAAGGATTGGTATTTTTTGA
- a CDS encoding histone deacetylase has product MSIKTGIVYHEDYLKHKTNTHPECKERLTATMNLLKKSGALENLVDIVPKKATPEQIEWVHDASYVEGVQALCQSGGGMLDADTVLSANSYDVSLLAVGGVMSAVDAVIGELSNAFALIRPPGHHAFSDHGGGFCIFNNIAMGARYAQSRHDMKKVLIVDWDVHHGNGTQDIFYDDASVLYFSIHQSPSYPGTGKMGEVGIDDGSGFTVNVPLPGGTGDAGYVYVLNEVLVPISLEFRPDLVMISAGQDPHFADSLGGMNVTAMGFGYLASIVKSIANSTSEGRVVAALEGGYDLTALPYSVLSILNSLGSLGMDIKEPTSSPKDELSNQVRERVKEVKEVQRDYWDVF; this is encoded by the coding sequence ATGTCCATCAAAACGGGAATCGTATATCACGAGGATTATCTGAAACATAAGACGAACACTCATCCGGAGTGCAAGGAGCGTTTGACCGCTACGATGAATCTGCTCAAAAAGAGTGGAGCATTGGAGAATTTGGTCGACATCGTTCCGAAAAAAGCAACTCCTGAACAGATTGAGTGGGTGCATGACGCCTCTTACGTTGAGGGTGTGCAGGCGCTCTGCCAGAGTGGTGGGGGAATGTTAGATGCCGATACCGTGCTATCGGCAAATTCATACGATGTTTCACTGCTCGCGGTTGGAGGTGTCATGAGCGCAGTTGATGCAGTTATTGGAGAGCTGAGTAATGCTTTTGCGCTGATCAGGCCGCCAGGGCATCACGCATTTTCAGATCATGGGGGTGGTTTCTGTATCTTCAATAACATTGCGATGGGGGCACGATATGCTCAAAGCAGGCACGATATGAAGAAAGTCCTAATCGTCGATTGGGACGTGCACCATGGAAACGGTACGCAGGATATATTTTACGATGACGCATCTGTTTTATATTTTTCGATACATCAAAGCCCATCCTATCCCGGTACTGGAAAGATGGGTGAAGTCGGCATCGATGATGGAAGCGGCTTTACTGTAAATGTTCCGCTGCCTGGAGGGACAGGAGACGCAGGATACGTCTACGTTCTCAACGAAGTCCTGGTTCCGATCTCCCTTGAATTTCGACCAGACCTTGTAATGATTTCCGCCGGACAGGACCCGCATTTTGCAGACTCACTGGGGGGAATGAACGTAACGGCCATGGGATTTGGATATCTCGCCAGCATAGTCAAATCTATCGCAAATTCCACATCTGAAGGTCGAGTGGTTGCTGCGCTGGAAGGAGGATATGACCTGACTGCGCTACCGTATTCGGTCTTATCCATCCTCAATTCATTGGGGAGTTTGGGCATGGATATAAAAGAGCCGACATCTTCCCCGAAAGACGAATTATCCAATCAAGTTAGAGAAAGGGTAAAAGAGGTTAAAGAAGTGCAGAGGGATTACTGGGATGTTTTCTGA
- a CDS encoding type II toxin-antitoxin system VapC family toxin: protein MENIYIDTNVFLVFLKKEENFNHAKAILQKVATGNGRGFISPFTLHELLWVLEKERVSCEKAISALDFVIHHPNLSFLTPSTNTFYSALDIKRKKGLKIADSLHVAIMLENNIKKIASFDSDFDRIEGIDRVSGA, encoded by the coding sequence ATGGAGAATATATACATAGATACGAATGTATTTCTCGTTTTTCTTAAAAAGGAGGAGAACTTTAATCACGCAAAGGCAATACTCCAGAAAGTCGCTACTGGAAACGGCAGGGGTTTTATTTCCCCTTTTACACTTCACGAACTTCTATGGGTACTGGAAAAGGAGAGAGTATCCTGTGAAAAAGCAATCTCAGCCCTGGACTTCGTGATACACCACCCAAATCTTTCGTTTCTAACTCCTTCTACAAATACTTTCTACTCAGCCTTAGATATAAAACGCAAGAAGGGGCTAAAGATAGCCGACTCCTTGCACGTAGCGATCATGTTAGAAAACAACATAAAGAAGATAGCAAGTTTTGATTCGGATTTTGACAGGATAGAGGGGATTGACAGAGTAAGCGGGGCTTGA
- a CDS encoding AbrB/MazE/SpoVT family DNA-binding domain-containing protein, translating to MQSSKVSTKYQITIPKGIRQKIGISAGDIIVFDVQKDKVQIEKLEEFYEKYAGSIKVKEPVKAVKEAREGLWE from the coding sequence ATGCAATCGTCAAAAGTCTCAACGAAGTATCAGATTACCATACCCAAGGGGATCAGGCAGAAAATTGGGATATCAGCTGGCGACATCATCGTCTTTGATGTTCAAAAGGACAAAGTTCAGATCGAAAAGCTCGAGGAGTTTTACGAGAAATATGCCGGCTCCATAAAGGTTAAGGAGCCTGTGAAGGCTGTTAAAGAAGCAAGAGAAGGGCTGTGGGAGTAA
- the cca gene encoding CCA tRNA nucleotidyltransferase — protein MTGDKICSTVLKEIVPGEGEKKALLEFAEHIISRIDEAAKELGVDAHGLLVGSVAKGTWISGDLDLDIFIMLPETISEEEMESLGLQIAKRVATKYEERYAEHPYLKAFFGGYAVDLVPCFSVSNPASIKSAVDRTPFHNEYIKARINGLENEVRLLKQFMKGIGVYGAELRTMGFSGYLCELLVLKYGSFLNVLQSAKGWRRGVIIGIEDHKGHEHDAPLVVIDPVDPSRNVAAAVSLDKFCMFIDVSRTFLKTPDISFFFPPEVKPMTDDELVDELKQRGMDVFAIVFKAPDVVDDVLYPQLYKALKSIEELLHRNDFRVFHGDVWSNSNSVILLEMEIARLPPIKMHMGPPVESVTHAEKFKAKHANCHPYIRSGRYAVEIPRKYADVNALLKSELQTCSLGKHVSEAIENGYRVLKNAQIIKIDDEEFRVFLRKYFRKR, from the coding sequence ATGACCGGCGATAAAATATGTTCCACTGTCCTGAAGGAAATAGTGCCTGGCGAAGGTGAAAAAAAAGCGTTGCTGGAATTTGCTGAACATATCATATCTCGCATCGATGAGGCCGCAAAAGAGCTTGGCGTTGATGCGCATGGACTGTTGGTCGGCTCAGTTGCAAAAGGTACATGGATATCTGGTGACCTGGACCTCGATATATTTATAATGCTCCCTGAAACGATTTCAGAGGAAGAAATGGAGTCGCTGGGACTCCAAATCGCCAAGAGGGTTGCAACTAAATACGAGGAGCGGTATGCAGAACATCCATACCTAAAGGCATTCTTCGGGGGCTATGCTGTCGATCTGGTCCCATGCTTTAGCGTTTCCAATCCGGCATCGATCAAATCTGCGGTGGATAGAACGCCGTTCCATAACGAGTACATAAAAGCCAGAATCAATGGGCTGGAAAATGAGGTACGACTGCTCAAACAGTTCATGAAGGGCATCGGTGTTTATGGTGCAGAACTCAGGACGATGGGCTTTTCTGGATACCTATGCGAACTATTAGTCCTCAAATATGGGTCGTTCCTGAACGTGCTGCAAAGTGCAAAAGGGTGGCGGCGAGGGGTCATTATTGGCATAGAAGACCATAAAGGCCATGAGCATGATGCTCCCCTGGTCGTCATCGATCCAGTGGACCCATCGAGAAATGTCGCTGCTGCCGTCTCACTGGATAAGTTTTGTATGTTTATCGATGTATCGCGCACGTTCCTGAAAACGCCAGACATTAGTTTCTTTTTCCCACCAGAGGTCAAACCCATGACCGATGATGAGCTCGTCGATGAATTGAAGCAAAGGGGCATGGATGTATTTGCCATCGTGTTCAAGGCGCCGGATGTTGTGGATGATGTGCTCTATCCGCAATTGTATAAAGCGCTTAAATCCATAGAAGAACTGCTCCACCGAAATGATTTCAGGGTATTTCACGGCGACGTGTGGTCCAATTCCAACTCGGTTATCCTGCTGGAGATGGAAATAGCAAGACTGCCCCCTATCAAAATGCACATGGGGCCTCCTGTTGAATCGGTTACGCACGCCGAAAAATTCAAAGCGAAACATGCAAACTGCCATCCTTACATCCGCTCTGGGAGATATGCCGTCGAGATACCGAGGAAGTACGCCGATGTGAATGCCCTGTTGAAATCTGAATTGCAGACATGTAGCCTGGGGAAGCACGTGTCAGAGGCGATTGAGAACGGCTATCGCGTGTTGAAGAATGCGCAAATTATCAAAATAGATGATGAAGAATTCAGGGTTTTTCTAAGGAAGTATTTTAGGAAAAGATAG
- the thpR gene encoding RNA 2',3'-cyclic phosphodiesterase, with protein sequence MIRAFIAVDFPEDIQKEVADIQRQFVDYGVKLVDPKLIHITIKFLGDIDDEQVDAIKNALQNVHHSPFDAEINGIGVFPDVNHINVIWVGVSPSISRHFEKLHSAIEEALMPLKIRADNRKFTAHATLARVKRLSPAQKRSLINAIREFSDISLGRMRVDHIKLKKSTLTSDGPIYETLLEVKLDDRR encoded by the coding sequence GTGATTCGAGCATTTATTGCAGTGGATTTTCCAGAGGATATCCAGAAGGAAGTGGCAGACATCCAGCGGCAATTCGTAGACTATGGTGTGAAGCTGGTGGACCCCAAGCTAATTCACATCACCATCAAGTTTCTCGGTGACATCGATGATGAACAAGTTGACGCGATAAAAAATGCCCTCCAGAACGTCCACCACTCCCCTTTTGATGCAGAAATAAATGGGATTGGGGTTTTTCCGGATGTGAATCACATCAACGTCATCTGGGTAGGGGTAAGCCCTTCAATTTCACGGCATTTCGAAAAACTGCACAGTGCAATAGAAGAAGCACTAATGCCTTTAAAAATTCGAGCAGATAATCGCAAATTCACGGCACATGCGACGCTGGCAAGGGTTAAGCGACTTTCGCCAGCGCAGAAACGATCCCTGATAAACGCCATCCGGGAATTCTCCGACATCTCACTCGGGCGGATGAGAGTTGACCATATTAAGCTAAAAAAGAGCACGTTGACATCAGATGGGCCAATCTACGAAACCCTATTGGAGGTAAAACTTGATGACCGGCGATAA
- a CDS encoding glutaredoxin family protein, giving the protein MADDDTSKLDALARRGLGVINNVKVYSTENCPRCEQLKRLLRSYGIRYGEVDMSTPEALTELRMNGIFTLTAPVLQVGDDFFVP; this is encoded by the coding sequence ATGGCTGACGATGACACCTCTAAACTAGATGCTCTCGCCAGACGCGGCTTAGGTGTAATCAACAACGTCAAGGTATACTCCACTGAAAATTGTCCAAGGTGTGAGCAACTGAAGCGCTTGTTGAGGTCGTATGGAATTCGATATGGGGAGGTAGATATGTCCACCCCCGAAGCGCTAACCGAATTAAGAATGAACGGAATATTCACCCTAACCGCACCAGTACTGCAGGTAGGAGACGATTTTTTCGTTCCATAG
- the nrdD gene encoding anaerobic ribonucleoside-triphosphate reductase — MAKANIIQKTLEGAEVPAMPKVRTSDGHILDWDREAIVNQLIKETKLSEEFYKIPGIDEETARDVAKKVEKRIRMMGITHLSGPLVRELVNNVLLEEYHQEWRNVSTRVGTPVYDAHLIDIGNGFEVNENANLQDNAETSHKKKADKISKEQYLLLLPPHLADAHLNGDIHIHDLEYFGTRGFCQDWDLRYFFYYGLMPDGSGTKASVAGPAKKAEVAVLHAVKALGSAQTNFAGGQGFYNFLTFMAPYFENKSYEEIEQLVQMFIYEMTQMMVARGGQLVFSSVQLSPGVPKLWRDKPVVYQGRLWDGEQAPLRTYGEFEREVRLAFKAMINVMLQGDYWGKPFNFPKPEISIEPDFMEEDEKFNKSHPDLPTYDELYYLAFKLAAKYGSPYFDNQLPAYRGAGKGISCYQCCAYQFSSNEEDDEFENKLYFRDGKHFSMGGWQVISLNCPRAAYKADHDDAKLFNELKRLMDVSVELFKVKKKWMDIIIKNNRMPFVTQRPKDPVTGKRGDVAVYIEGLVYTIGVVGINEMVQHHLGKQLHESVEAQKLAVRALTEMELYVKELIEKCGMNIVLARTPAEMTAQRFAVSDTLHDEYNKCAEQVVKGNLKKAKEMMKETRDLPIYYTNGTHVPLGADISIIDRIGIEHVFFPIVDGGNILHIWMGEGAPDPAGLKSFAMKIAKNTQVGYFAFTKDMTVCMDDFHVASGLKDECPNCNSTNIEHLSRVTGYIQAVSGWNAAKKQELMDRKRYDI, encoded by the coding sequence ATGGCTAAGGCTAACATAATACAAAAAACACTTGAAGGCGCAGAAGTGCCAGCAATGCCCAAAGTCAGAACATCTGATGGGCACATACTTGATTGGGACCGAGAAGCCATTGTCAATCAGTTGATAAAGGAGACAAAACTCAGCGAGGAATTTTATAAGATTCCAGGAATTGACGAAGAGACTGCTCGAGATGTTGCAAAAAAAGTAGAGAAACGCATAAGGATGATGGGTATAACCCACCTATCCGGTCCGCTCGTAAGAGAGCTCGTAAACAACGTTTTACTGGAAGAGTATCACCAGGAGTGGCGAAACGTCTCCACGCGCGTCGGCACACCAGTATATGATGCCCATCTGATCGATATCGGCAATGGTTTCGAGGTTAACGAAAATGCAAATCTGCAGGATAATGCCGAGACATCTCACAAGAAGAAGGCCGACAAGATTTCCAAGGAACAGTATCTGCTGTTGCTGCCGCCGCATCTGGCTGATGCACATCTGAATGGCGACATTCACATACATGATTTAGAGTATTTCGGCACGAGGGGCTTCTGTCAAGACTGGGACCTACGATATTTCTTTTATTACGGGCTGATGCCAGACGGCTCTGGCACCAAGGCAAGCGTTGCAGGTCCGGCAAAGAAGGCAGAAGTTGCCGTACTGCACGCTGTGAAAGCACTTGGGTCGGCACAGACCAATTTCGCAGGAGGGCAGGGCTTCTATAATTTTCTGACGTTTATGGCGCCTTATTTTGAAAACAAGAGCTACGAGGAGATCGAACAGTTGGTACAGATGTTCATCTACGAGATGACACAGATGATGGTCGCCAGAGGGGGCCAGCTGGTATTCTCCTCAGTGCAACTATCTCCAGGCGTCCCGAAGCTCTGGCGAGATAAGCCCGTCGTATACCAAGGCAGGCTATGGGATGGAGAACAGGCACCCCTGCGCACATATGGGGAGTTTGAACGAGAGGTGAGGCTGGCATTCAAGGCGATGATTAACGTGATGTTGCAGGGGGATTACTGGGGCAAGCCATTCAACTTCCCAAAACCAGAGATATCCATCGAACCGGATTTCATGGAGGAGGATGAGAAATTCAACAAATCGCATCCAGATTTGCCGACCTATGACGAACTGTACTATCTCGCATTTAAATTGGCGGCAAAATATGGGTCGCCGTACTTCGATAACCAGCTGCCAGCATACAGGGGCGCTGGAAAGGGCATTTCGTGTTATCAGTGTTGCGCCTATCAGTTCTCTTCTAATGAGGAGGACGATGAATTCGAGAATAAGCTGTACTTCAGAGACGGTAAACATTTCTCCATGGGTGGGTGGCAGGTCATCTCGCTCAACTGTCCAAGGGCAGCATATAAAGCCGACCATGATGACGCTAAGCTATTTAATGAATTGAAACGGTTGATGGATGTTTCCGTCGAATTGTTCAAAGTCAAGAAAAAATGGATGGACATTATAATCAAGAATAATCGGATGCCGTTTGTCACCCAGCGTCCAAAGGATCCCGTTACAGGCAAGAGGGGCGATGTTGCCGTATATATTGAAGGCCTCGTCTATACCATCGGTGTCGTGGGCATCAACGAGATGGTCCAGCATCATCTGGGCAAGCAGTTGCATGAGTCTGTAGAAGCGCAAAAGCTTGCAGTAAGAGCGTTGACGGAAATGGAATTATATGTCAAGGAGTTAATTGAAAAATGCGGCATGAATATCGTATTGGCACGGACACCTGCGGAGATGACTGCTCAACGATTTGCAGTGTCAGATACCCTGCATGACGAATATAATAAGTGCGCTGAGCAAGTCGTTAAAGGGAATTTAAAAAAGGCGAAGGAGATGATGAAGGAGACAAGGGACCTGCCCATCTACTACACCAATGGCACCCATGTCCCCCTCGGTGCAGATATCTCCATCATCGACCGAATCGGCATCGAACACGTATTCTTCCCAATAGTCGATGGCGGGAACATCCTTCATATATGGATGGGCGAAGGTGCGCCTGACCCTGCTGGACTGAAGAGTTTTGCAATGAAAATAGCGAAGAATACGCAGGTGGGCTATTTTGCGTTCACGAAGGACATGACGGTATGCATGGATGATTTTCATGTCGCCTCTGGACTGAAAGATGAGTGCCCCAACTGCAACTCCACGAATATTGAGCACCTGTCGCGCGTTACCGGGTATATTCAGGCAGTCAGTGGATGGAACGCTGCTAAAAAACAGGAGTTAATGGATAGGAAGAGGTATGATATTTAG